The Gouania willdenowi chromosome 7, fGouWil2.1, whole genome shotgun sequence genome includes a window with the following:
- the wfdc2 gene encoding WAP four-disulfide core domain protein 3, with product MKKHWSTLCAFILAFVYLNTVSFTEADGSFRVKKGRCPQKHWGTAKCAEFCYRDSDCPDDEKCCSNGCGHECVAPYKVKPGRCGFPQRTQMCAEYCYHDGQCPGTEKCCRTTCGHACTEPC from the exons ATGAAGAAGCATTGGTCTACCTTGTGTGCATTCATTTTAGCATTTGTGTACCTCAACACAGTTTCTTTTACAGAAGCTGATGGCAGTTTTAGAG TAAAGAAGGGACGATGCCCTCAGAAGCACTGGGGCACAGCCAAGTGTGCCGAGTTTTGCTATCGAGACAGTGACTGCCCCGATGATGAAAAGTGCTGCAGCAACGGATGTGGACATGAATGCGTTGCACCGTACaaag tcAAGCCGGGTCGCTGTGGGTTTCCACAGAGAACTCAGATGTGTGCTGAATACTGCTACCATGATGGTCAGTGTCCAGGTACTGAAAAATGCTGCAGGACAACCTGTGGACACGCCTGCACTGAGCCCTGCTGA